Proteins encoded together in one Streptomyces sp. B1I3 window:
- a CDS encoding epoxide hydrolase family protein, whose protein sequence is MPDALPHFEPFTLRTAPAAIEDLRTRLSLTRWPDAPEDAGWSLGTDIAYLRELVAYWADGFDWPAQEAALARLPRFRVRLGGLGVHFVHARAVAPAAPALPLVLCHGWPDSFWRYSKVIPLLTDPGGHGADPADAFDVVVPDMPGYGYSDRPTGPPLDSIAVAGLWAELMGALGYTRFGAAGGDVGSHVSRYLALDHPGRVVAVHRMDGGLPVPTGDLADLSPDERTWFEDVTAWGASEGAYGALHRTKPQTAAVGLTDSPAGLAGWIVEKLRAWSDCGGDVERSFTKDEILTNVTLYWLTETIGSSMRMYHANAAIPREQLARRVEVPSGFSLFRGDILRPPQAWLERTANVVHLTEPARGGHFAPFEEPELYAEELRAFFRPYRAAAKG, encoded by the coding sequence ATGCCGGACGCACTGCCTCACTTCGAGCCGTTCACCCTCCGGACCGCACCCGCAGCGATCGAGGACCTCCGCACTCGACTGAGCCTGACACGCTGGCCGGATGCGCCCGAGGACGCCGGATGGTCGCTCGGTACCGACATCGCCTACCTTCGTGAGCTCGTCGCCTACTGGGCGGACGGGTTCGACTGGCCGGCGCAGGAGGCGGCACTCGCTCGGCTGCCCCGCTTCCGCGTCCGGCTCGGTGGCCTCGGGGTCCACTTCGTGCACGCCCGGGCTGTCGCGCCGGCCGCCCCCGCACTGCCCCTCGTACTGTGCCACGGCTGGCCGGACTCGTTCTGGCGCTACTCGAAGGTCATTCCTCTCCTGACCGATCCCGGCGGGCACGGCGCCGACCCGGCGGACGCGTTCGACGTGGTCGTACCCGACATGCCGGGCTACGGGTACTCCGACCGTCCTACCGGCCCGCCGCTCGACTCCATCGCCGTCGCCGGTCTGTGGGCCGAGCTCATGGGTGCCCTCGGCTACACGCGCTTCGGCGCGGCGGGCGGGGACGTGGGCAGCCACGTGAGCCGCTACCTCGCACTCGACCACCCCGGCCGCGTCGTGGCTGTCCACCGCATGGACGGTGGCCTGCCCGTTCCTACCGGCGATCTTGCCGATCTCTCGCCCGACGAGCGCACCTGGTTCGAGGATGTGACGGCCTGGGGCGCGAGCGAGGGGGCCTACGGCGCCCTGCACCGCACGAAGCCCCAGACCGCTGCCGTGGGGCTGACCGACTCGCCGGCCGGTCTCGCCGGGTGGATCGTCGAGAAGCTCCGGGCATGGAGCGACTGCGGCGGCGACGTCGAACGGAGTTTCACGAAGGACGAGATCCTGACGAACGTCACGCTCTACTGGCTCACGGAGACGATCGGCTCGTCGATGCGGATGTACCACGCGAACGCCGCGATCCCGCGCGAGCAGCTCGCCCGCCGGGTCGAGGTGCCGTCCGGATTCTCGCTCTTCCGCGGTGACATCCTCCGCCCGCCGCAGGCGTGGCTGGAGCGCACGGCGAACGTCGTCCACCTGACGGAACCCGCTCGCGGTGGGCATTTCGCGCCGTTCGAGGAGCCCGAGCTCTACGCGGAGGAACTGCGTGCGTTCTTCCGCCCCTACCGTGCGGCGGCCAAGGGCTGA
- a CDS encoding helix-turn-helix transcriptional regulator, which yields MADDLFKALADPTRRTILDELAEKSGQTLFEICSRLSMKHQLGISRQAVSQHLALLEAAGLVGTRREGRYKFHDLNTAPLRQIAERWPVPDVSEPEESAP from the coding sequence GTGGCCGACGACCTTTTCAAAGCCCTGGCCGACCCCACTCGCCGCACCATCCTCGACGAGCTCGCGGAGAAGTCCGGACAGACGCTGTTCGAGATCTGCTCGCGGCTGAGCATGAAGCACCAGCTCGGCATCTCGCGCCAGGCGGTTTCCCAGCACCTCGCCCTTCTGGAGGCCGCTGGGCTCGTGGGGACCAGGCGAGAGGGCCGCTACAAGTTCCATGACCTGAACACGGCCCCGCTGCGGCAGATCGCCGAACGATGGCCTGTGCCCGACGTATCCGAACCGGAGGAGAGCGCCCCATGA
- a CDS encoding dienelactone hydrolase family protein — translation MAHIALFHSVLGLRSAELLAAERLRRAGHEVVTPDLFGGETASTLDEGFRLADRIGWAAVIERARRSLRGMPDETVLAGVSMGTSVVADLWPERPATGGVLLLLAAVDLPVTPVTVRPGLRAQLHAAEPDDFAPHERVGALSRAARNAGVDLEVFRYPGVGHFYIARDLPDHDPVAAELTWRRVLEFLG, via the coding sequence ATGGCCCACATCGCGTTGTTCCACTCCGTTCTCGGCCTGCGCTCCGCCGAACTCCTTGCCGCCGAGCGGCTGCGTCGCGCCGGGCACGAGGTCGTCACGCCGGACCTCTTCGGCGGCGAGACCGCCTCCACACTCGACGAGGGATTCCGGCTGGCCGACCGGATCGGCTGGGCGGCGGTGATCGAGCGTGCGCGCCGGTCCCTCAGGGGTATGCCGGACGAGACCGTGCTCGCGGGTGTGTCCATGGGAACGAGCGTCGTCGCCGACCTCTGGCCCGAGCGTCCCGCTACCGGGGGTGTCCTCCTCCTGCTCGCTGCTGTCGACCTACCCGTGACGCCCGTAACCGTGCGCCCGGGTCTCAGGGCGCAACTGCACGCCGCGGAACCGGACGACTTCGCACCACACGAACGCGTTGGCGCCCTCTCCCGGGCGGCTCGGAATGCGGGTGTCGACCTGGAGGTCTTCCGCTACCCGGGCGTCGGCCACTTCTACATCGCCCGTGACCTGCCCGACCACGACCCGGTCGCAGCCGAACTGACCTGGCGCCGTGTGCTGGAGTTCCTCGGCTGA
- a CDS encoding YciI family protein, with the protein MAKYLLLKHYRGAPAAVNDVRMDRWTPQEISAHMQYMHDFAARLEGTGEFVDAQALAPEGAWVRYDGEGRPPVTDGPFAETKDLIAGWMVIDVDDYERAVELAGELSAAPGAGGKPIHEWLEVRPFLSAPPTVTE; encoded by the coding sequence ATGGCCAAGTACTTGCTGCTCAAGCACTACCGTGGGGCCCCGGCTGCGGTGAACGACGTGCGGATGGACCGGTGGACGCCGCAGGAGATCTCGGCGCACATGCAGTACATGCACGACTTCGCGGCCCGGCTCGAGGGCACCGGCGAGTTCGTCGACGCTCAGGCGCTCGCCCCCGAGGGGGCGTGGGTGAGGTACGACGGTGAGGGGCGCCCGCCGGTCACCGACGGCCCGTTCGCCGAGACCAAGGACCTCATCGCCGGCTGGATGGTGATCGACGTCGACGACTACGAGCGCGCCGTCGAGCTGGCCGGAGAGCTCTCGGCCGCCCCCGGAGCAGGCGGGAAGCCGATCCACGAGTGGCTCGAGGTGCGCCCGTTCCTGTCCGCGCCGCCCACCGTCACGGAGTGA
- a CDS encoding RNA polymerase sigma factor, giving the protein MNEVLLRRLTPSVLAILVRRGADFAAAEDAVQDALVEAVRVWPADPPRDPKGWLITVAWRRFLDASRADASRRRREDLVDEEPGPGPAPAVDDTLQLYFLCAHPSLTPSSAVALTLRAVGGLTTRQIARAYLVPEATMAQRISRAKRTVSGVRFDQPGDVATVLRVLYLVFNEGYSGDVDLAVEAIRLTRQLAAQVDHPEAAGLLALMLLHHARRAARTAADGSLVPLAEQDRGRWDTESIAEGVTILQAALARDRLGEFQAQAAIAALHADAPTAEETDWVQIVEWYDELASLTDSPVVRLNRAVAVGEADGARAGLAALAALDDSLPRHTAVAAYLRERDGDLVTAARLYAEAARRAPDLAERDHLTRQAARLNARRWKRA; this is encoded by the coding sequence GTGAACGAGGTTCTGCTGAGGAGACTCACGCCGAGCGTCCTCGCCATCCTCGTCCGCCGCGGAGCCGACTTCGCGGCGGCCGAGGACGCGGTGCAGGACGCGCTGGTCGAGGCGGTCCGCGTCTGGCCTGCCGATCCGCCGCGGGACCCGAAGGGCTGGCTGATCACCGTGGCCTGGCGGCGGTTCCTCGACGCGTCCCGCGCGGACGCCTCCCGCCGTCGGCGGGAGGACCTCGTCGACGAGGAGCCGGGCCCGGGGCCCGCGCCCGCGGTGGACGACACGCTGCAGCTCTACTTCCTGTGCGCCCACCCGTCGCTGACGCCGTCGTCCGCGGTCGCGCTCACGCTGCGTGCCGTCGGCGGGCTGACCACCCGCCAGATCGCCCGGGCCTACCTGGTGCCCGAGGCGACCATGGCGCAGCGCATCAGCCGGGCCAAGCGCACTGTCTCCGGGGTGCGGTTCGACCAGCCCGGTGACGTCGCCACCGTGCTGCGGGTCCTCTACCTGGTCTTCAACGAGGGCTACTCCGGTGACGTCGATCTCGCCGTCGAGGCCATCCGGCTCACCCGGCAGCTCGCGGCCCAGGTCGACCATCCCGAGGCGGCGGGGCTGCTCGCACTCATGCTGCTCCACCACGCCCGGCGCGCCGCCCGGACGGCGGCCGACGGCAGTCTGGTGCCGCTGGCCGAGCAGGACCGTGGCCGGTGGGACACCGAGTCGATCGCCGAGGGCGTCACCATTCTGCAGGCAGCCCTCGCCCGCGACCGGCTGGGCGAGTTCCAGGCCCAGGCCGCCATCGCGGCACTCCACGCCGACGCGCCCACCGCCGAGGAGACCGACTGGGTGCAGATCGTCGAGTGGTACGACGAGCTCGCGAGCCTGACCGACAGCCCGGTCGTCCGGCTCAACCGCGCGGTGGCCGTCGGCGAGGCCGACGGAGCACGCGCCGGCCTCGCGGCGCTCGCGGCACTGGACGACTCACTGCCCCGCCACACCGCTGTGGCGGCGTACCTCCGCGAGCGCGACGGTGACCTGGTGACGGCGGCACGCCTGTACGCCGAGGCGGCTCGGCGAGCACCCGACCTTGCCGAGCGTGACCACCTGACCCGCCAGGCCGCCCGGCTCAATGCCCGCCGGTGGAAGCGGGCGTGA
- a CDS encoding ABC transporter substrate-binding protein: MNTSPSQPGVDRPGGPPVRIGALVPLTRPGWVEAGRHLLAGLELGVREVNHAGGIAGRPLELVVRDTAADARRAAAAVDELARLGVAALAGEYHSVVARAVAARADALGLPFLCSSAVLDALTEQPTEWVARLAPAQSRGWRIYADFLLGAGHTRIAVAVEPSVYWASGVRILRDHLAPRGGTVVELDMSALAPTGVCDALADNRATALLLLVGHPEPAVSIVTSVRSDQRLADLMIGAPAGQPEFAEWATLLGADGAAIPFLRYLPERLTPLGARVGKALRERLAEAPSFVAFEGYDTVAVLADVLRSHGADQARTAEWPRVAVEGTRGQIRFSRTPGISVWQWVWAPIQVVDRDPAAPDRFRVLHSG, encoded by the coding sequence GTGAATACGTCACCGTCGCAACCAGGGGTGGACCGGCCCGGCGGGCCGCCCGTCCGGATCGGCGCCCTCGTTCCGCTGACCCGGCCCGGCTGGGTCGAGGCAGGCCGACACCTGCTCGCCGGCCTCGAGCTGGGCGTTCGCGAGGTCAACCACGCCGGCGGGATCGCCGGAAGACCACTCGAGCTGGTGGTCCGGGACACCGCGGCTGACGCACGAAGGGCCGCTGCGGCCGTGGACGAATTGGCACGCCTGGGCGTGGCTGCCTTGGCGGGGGAGTATCACAGCGTCGTGGCCCGCGCCGTCGCCGCCAGGGCCGACGCCCTCGGCCTGCCGTTCCTCTGCTCGTCCGCGGTTCTCGACGCGCTCACCGAACAGCCGACGGAATGGGTCGCGCGCCTCGCCCCGGCGCAGTCCCGAGGCTGGCGGATCTACGCGGACTTCCTCCTCGGCGCGGGTCACACGCGCATCGCCGTGGCAGTCGAGCCGAGTGTCTACTGGGCGTCAGGGGTACGCATACTGCGGGACCACCTCGCTCCACGCGGTGGCACCGTCGTCGAACTCGACATGAGTGCGCTCGCCCCCACGGGCGTGTGCGACGCACTCGCCGACAATCGCGCGACAGCCCTCCTCCTGCTCGTCGGCCACCCGGAGCCGGCGGTGTCGATCGTCACGTCCGTCCGCAGCGACCAGCGCCTCGCCGACCTCATGATCGGTGCTCCGGCCGGGCAACCCGAGTTCGCCGAATGGGCCACGCTGCTGGGTGCCGACGGTGCCGCGATCCCGTTCTTGCGCTACCTGCCCGAGCGCCTCACCCCACTCGGCGCGCGCGTCGGGAAGGCCCTCCGCGAGCGGCTGGCCGAAGCGCCCTCCTTCGTGGCCTTCGAGGGCTACGACACGGTCGCCGTCCTCGCCGATGTGCTGCGTTCCCACGGCGCGGACCAGGCGCGCACCGCCGAATGGCCGCGCGTCGCCGTCGAGGGTACCCGTGGGCAGATCCGGTTCTCCCGCACGCCAGGCATCAGCGTGTGGCAGTGGGTGTGGGCGCCGATCCAGGTCGTCGACCGAGATCCAGCGGCACCTGATCGGTTTAGGGTCCTCCACTCCGGCTGA
- a CDS encoding NAD-dependent protein deacetylase: protein MRMRPTLSWTPTEVLLPGTTDLGPVTDALGAGGVLVLSGAGISTESGIPDYRGEGGSLSRHTPMTYQDFTGGAQARRRYWARSHLGWRTFGRARPNAGHRALAAFERHGLLSGVITQNVDGLHQAAGSEGVVELHGNLNRVVCLSCGAYSPRPELAQRLERANAGFDPVAAAVNPDGDADLTDDQVGDFRVVPCALCGGILKPDVVFFGEAVPPQRVEHCRELVHEASSLLVLGSSLTVMSGLRFVRQAAQAGKPVLIINRDPTRGDRHALTRITLPLGTALTTLTSLLGIPCDDEAAEPG from the coding sequence ATGCGTATGCGCCCCACCCTCAGCTGGACCCCTACCGAGGTCCTCCTCCCGGGCACCACGGATCTGGGGCCGGTCACCGACGCCCTGGGCGCCGGCGGTGTGCTGGTACTCAGCGGAGCGGGCATCTCCACGGAATCAGGCATCCCGGACTACCGGGGCGAGGGTGGGAGCCTGAGCCGGCACACCCCGATGACCTACCAGGACTTCACCGGCGGTGCCCAGGCCCGGCGCCGGTACTGGGCACGCAGCCACCTGGGCTGGCGCACCTTCGGCCGTGCCCGCCCCAACGCCGGGCACCGGGCCCTGGCCGCGTTCGAGCGCCACGGCCTGCTCTCCGGGGTGATCACCCAGAACGTCGACGGCCTGCACCAGGCCGCCGGCAGCGAGGGCGTCGTGGAGCTCCACGGAAATCTGAACCGGGTCGTGTGCCTCTCCTGCGGCGCCTACAGCCCACGCCCCGAACTTGCCCAGCGGCTGGAGAGGGCCAATGCGGGATTCGACCCGGTGGCCGCCGCTGTCAACCCGGACGGTGACGCCGACCTCACCGACGACCAGGTCGGGGACTTCCGCGTCGTGCCCTGCGCACTCTGCGGTGGCATTCTCAAACCGGACGTGGTGTTCTTCGGCGAAGCCGTACCCCCGCAGCGTGTCGAGCACTGCCGCGAACTGGTCCACGAGGCGTCCTCCCTGCTGGTCCTGGGGTCCTCACTGACCGTGATGTCCGGGCTCCGGTTCGTCCGCCAGGCTGCCCAGGCCGGAAAACCCGTTCTGATCATCAATCGGGACCCGACCCGGGGTGACCGGCATGCCCTCACCCGCATCACGCTCCCCCTGGGCACTGCGCTCACCACCCTGACCAGCCTGCTCGGCATACCCTGCGACGACGAGGCAGCAGAACCCGGATGA
- a CDS encoding GNAT family N-acetyltransferase: protein MSDMWNGEKVRLRGVEPDDWVGFRDLAQNTLDVRNAGVVDPPRSAESFRSWTAERAGRPPGGDAFRLVVETLADHAFAGAVTVGETDRRAGRFRTGIEIVRDHRHKGYAAEATELVLTYMFAEQRYNKCEVEVYAFNDASLSLYRRLGFVEEGRLRQHEFFAGNYHDVVLLGMTAAEHWATHQQPSVR from the coding sequence ATGAGCGATATGTGGAACGGCGAGAAGGTACGCCTGCGAGGTGTCGAGCCCGATGACTGGGTAGGGTTTCGCGACCTCGCCCAGAACACCCTCGACGTGCGCAACGCCGGCGTCGTCGACCCTCCGCGCTCTGCCGAGAGTTTCCGTTCCTGGACCGCTGAACGGGCCGGGCGTCCGCCAGGGGGTGACGCGTTCCGCCTGGTGGTCGAGACGCTGGCTGATCACGCGTTCGCAGGTGCTGTGACGGTCGGAGAGACCGACAGGCGTGCGGGGCGGTTCAGGACCGGTATCGAGATCGTCCGCGATCACCGCCACAAAGGTTATGCAGCCGAGGCAACCGAACTCGTCCTCACCTACATGTTCGCCGAACAGCGCTACAACAAGTGCGAGGTCGAGGTCTACGCCTTCAACGACGCCTCCCTGTCCCTCTACCGCCGGCTCGGCTTCGTCGAGGAGGGACGGCTTCGCCAGCATGAGTTCTTCGCCGGCAACTACCACGACGTCGTGCTGCTGGGCATGACGGCCGCCGAACACTGGGCCACGCACCAGCAGCCTTCGGTGCGGTGA
- a CDS encoding VOC family protein — MKVHLTSVFVDDQAKAEQFYTGILGFVKKHDVPLGEKDRWLTVVSPDEPDGTELLLEPAGHPAVKTYRDALVEDGIPLAQFAVDDVKAEYERLRGLGVHFTQEPLEMGPVTTAVLDDTCGNLIQIATEPQ; from the coding sequence ATGAAAGTCCATCTGACCAGCGTCTTCGTCGACGACCAGGCCAAGGCCGAACAGTTCTACACCGGGATCCTCGGCTTCGTGAAGAAGCACGACGTCCCGCTGGGCGAGAAGGACCGATGGCTGACCGTCGTCTCGCCCGACGAGCCCGACGGCACCGAACTCCTCCTCGAACCCGCGGGCCACCCGGCCGTCAAGACCTACCGCGACGCGCTCGTCGAGGACGGCATCCCGCTCGCCCAGTTCGCCGTCGATGACGTGAAGGCGGAGTACGAGCGCCTGCGTGGCCTGGGTGTCCACTTCACTCAGGAGCCCTTGGAAATGGGCCCCGTGACCACCGCGGTACTCGACGACACCTGCGGCAACCTGATCCAGATCGCGACCGAGCCGCAGTAG
- a CDS encoding triacylglycerol lipase produces the protein MRRRSPRRLLGVLATSLAVAFTLFSSASTAGAAQTTTATAASTSRAADAAAQPLSTSTPVVFVHGYTGNASNWVTAMSVFQLNGWSSSKLFAYEYNSYGNNITNAQGLASFVNNVKSRTGASKVAIVNHSMGGLVSQYYLKVLGGNTSVSHLASIAGANHGTTFAGACLMYTTCQQMYPGSSFISQITAGDETPGATKYATWYSACDGVILPYTSTRLNGATNNNVVCQTHIGYLADTLVLGQVARFVAS, from the coding sequence ATGCGTCGTCGTTCCCCCCGCCGGCTTCTCGGCGTTCTCGCGACGAGCCTCGCGGTCGCGTTCACCCTGTTCTCCTCGGCATCGACGGCCGGCGCAGCCCAGACGACCACCGCCACGGCCGCCTCGACGTCACGGGCCGCCGACGCTGCCGCTCAGCCGCTGTCGACCAGCACGCCGGTCGTCTTCGTCCACGGGTACACCGGCAACGCCTCCAACTGGGTCACCGCCATGAGTGTCTTCCAGCTGAACGGCTGGTCCAGCTCCAAGCTCTTCGCGTACGAGTACAACTCCTACGGCAACAACATCACCAACGCCCAGGGCCTGGCCTCCTTCGTCAACAACGTGAAGTCCCGGACCGGCGCGAGCAAGGTCGCGATCGTCAATCACTCGATGGGCGGCCTCGTCAGCCAGTACTACCTGAAGGTGCTGGGCGGCAACACCAGCGTCAGCCACCTCGCCTCGATCGCGGGCGCCAACCACGGGACCACGTTCGCCGGCGCCTGCCTGATGTACACGACCTGCCAGCAGATGTACCCGGGCTCGTCGTTCATCTCCCAGATCACCGCAGGTGACGAAACGCCGGGAGCCACCAAGTACGCGACCTGGTACTCGGCGTGCGACGGCGTCATCCTCCCGTACACCAGCACCCGGCTGAACGGCGCGACGAACAACAACGTGGTCTGCCAGACCCACATCGGGTACCTGGCCGACACGCTCGTGCTGGGCCAGGTCGCGCGCTTCGTCGCCTCCTGA